A single genomic interval of Gopherus evgoodei ecotype Sinaloan lineage chromosome 11, rGopEvg1_v1.p, whole genome shotgun sequence harbors:
- the HOXD3 gene encoding homeobox protein Hox-D3 isoform X2 encodes MLFEQGPQALAIPESKMQKTAYYDNSGLFGGYTYSKADVYSYSSAHQPYAQAALDTDYPSSACSIQSSAPIRAPTHKSSELNGSCMRTNGGSQAGSQPPGIGEQQQPPALPPSSPPNPTNAAPAKKNKGGPNSSSSSTATISKQIFPWMKESRQNSKQKNTCAASGDNCEDKSPPGPASKRVRTAYTSAQLVELEKEFHFNRYLCRPRRVEMANLLNLTERQIKIWFQNRRMKYKKDQKAKGIMHSPVGQSPDRSPPLSGPNHVGYSSQLPTVNSLSYDAPSPTSFAKSQQNMYGLAAYTAPLSSCLPQQKRYPGAEYDHHTMQSSGGFANPNLQGSPVYVGGNFVDSMPAPGPMFNIGHLSHPSSASVDYSCAAQIPGNHHHGPCDPHPTYTDLTSHHTSQGRIQEAPKLTHL; translated from the exons ATGTTATTTGAGCAGGGTCCCCAGGCCTTGGCGATCCCAGAGAGCAAGATGCAGAAAACCGCTTACTACGATAACTCGGGGCTCTTCGGGGGCTACACCTACAGCAAAGCCGACGTCTACAGCTACAGTTCGGCCCACCAGCCTTATGCACAAGCAGCCCTGGACACAGACTACCCGAGCTCCGCCTGCTCCATCCAGAGCTCGGCTCCCATCCGAGCCCCGACCCACAAAAGCAGCGAGCTGAATGGCAGCTGCATGCGGACCAACGGCGGCAGCCAGGCAGGCAGTCAGCCCCCGGGTATAggcgagcagcagcagccacctgcgctgcccccctcctccccaccgaATCCCACCAATGCGGCCCCCGCGAAAAAAAACAAAGGCGGCCCCAATTCCTCCAGCTCTTCCACGGCCACCATTAGCAAACAGATCTTCCCCTGGATGAAAGAGTCCCGGCAGAACTCCAAGCAGAAAAACACCTGCGCCGCTTCAG GAGACAACTGCGAAGATAAAAGTCCCCCCGGCCCGGCTTCCAAGCGAGTCCGCACTGCCTATACCAGCGCGCAGCTGGTGGAGCTGGAGAAGGAGTTTCATTTCAACCGGTATCTCTGCCGCCCACGCAGAGTGGAAATGGCCAACCTTCTAAACCTGACGGAGCGCCAGATAAAGATCTGGTTCCAGAACAGGAGAATGAAGTACAAAAAAGACCAGAAAGCCAAAGGGATCATGCACTCTCCTGTAGGACAGTCCCCTGACCGAAGTCCACCCTTAAGTGGCCCAAATCACGTAGGATATTCCAGCCAGCTTCCAACTGTAAATAGTCTTAGCTATGATGCTCCTTCGCCAACATCCTTTGCCAAATCACAGCAAAACATGTATGGCCTGGCTGCTTACACAGCACCTCTCAGCAGCTGCTTACCCCAGCAGAAACGGTACCCGGGAGCAGAGTATGATCATCACACCATGCAAAGCAGCGGCGGCTTTGCCAATCCCAATCTGCAGGGCAGCCCCGTTTATGTCGGAGGTAACTTTGTTGATTCCATGCCAGCTCCTGGCCCAATGTTCAATATCGGCCATCTTTCTCATCCTTCATCTGCTAGCGTGGACTACAGCTGCGCTGCTCAGATCCCAGGCAACCATCACCATGGACCTTGTGACCCTCATCCTACATACACAGATCTTACTTCTCATCACACATCTCAGGGAAGGATTCAGGAAGCACCCAAACTAACGCATCTGTAG
- the HOXD3 gene encoding homeobox protein Hox-D3 isoform X1, producing the protein MLFEQGPQALAIPESKMQKTAYYDNSGLFGGYTYSKADVYSYSSAHQPYAQAALDTDYPSSACSIQSSAPIRAPTHKSSELNGSCMRTNGGSQAGSQPPGIGEQQQPPALPPSSPPNPTNAAPAKKNKGGPNSSSSSTATISKQIFPWMKESRQNSKQKNTCAASAGDNCEDKSPPGPASKRVRTAYTSAQLVELEKEFHFNRYLCRPRRVEMANLLNLTERQIKIWFQNRRMKYKKDQKAKGIMHSPVGQSPDRSPPLSGPNHVGYSSQLPTVNSLSYDAPSPTSFAKSQQNMYGLAAYTAPLSSCLPQQKRYPGAEYDHHTMQSSGGFANPNLQGSPVYVGGNFVDSMPAPGPMFNIGHLSHPSSASVDYSCAAQIPGNHHHGPCDPHPTYTDLTSHHTSQGRIQEAPKLTHL; encoded by the exons ATGTTATTTGAGCAGGGTCCCCAGGCCTTGGCGATCCCAGAGAGCAAGATGCAGAAAACCGCTTACTACGATAACTCGGGGCTCTTCGGGGGCTACACCTACAGCAAAGCCGACGTCTACAGCTACAGTTCGGCCCACCAGCCTTATGCACAAGCAGCCCTGGACACAGACTACCCGAGCTCCGCCTGCTCCATCCAGAGCTCGGCTCCCATCCGAGCCCCGACCCACAAAAGCAGCGAGCTGAATGGCAGCTGCATGCGGACCAACGGCGGCAGCCAGGCAGGCAGTCAGCCCCCGGGTATAggcgagcagcagcagccacctgcgctgcccccctcctccccaccgaATCCCACCAATGCGGCCCCCGCGAAAAAAAACAAAGGCGGCCCCAATTCCTCCAGCTCTTCCACGGCCACCATTAGCAAACAGATCTTCCCCTGGATGAAAGAGTCCCGGCAGAACTCCAAGCAGAAAAACACCTGCGCCGCTTCAG CAGGAGACAACTGCGAAGATAAAAGTCCCCCCGGCCCGGCTTCCAAGCGAGTCCGCACTGCCTATACCAGCGCGCAGCTGGTGGAGCTGGAGAAGGAGTTTCATTTCAACCGGTATCTCTGCCGCCCACGCAGAGTGGAAATGGCCAACCTTCTAAACCTGACGGAGCGCCAGATAAAGATCTGGTTCCAGAACAGGAGAATGAAGTACAAAAAAGACCAGAAAGCCAAAGGGATCATGCACTCTCCTGTAGGACAGTCCCCTGACCGAAGTCCACCCTTAAGTGGCCCAAATCACGTAGGATATTCCAGCCAGCTTCCAACTGTAAATAGTCTTAGCTATGATGCTCCTTCGCCAACATCCTTTGCCAAATCACAGCAAAACATGTATGGCCTGGCTGCTTACACAGCACCTCTCAGCAGCTGCTTACCCCAGCAGAAACGGTACCCGGGAGCAGAGTATGATCATCACACCATGCAAAGCAGCGGCGGCTTTGCCAATCCCAATCTGCAGGGCAGCCCCGTTTATGTCGGAGGTAACTTTGTTGATTCCATGCCAGCTCCTGGCCCAATGTTCAATATCGGCCATCTTTCTCATCCTTCATCTGCTAGCGTGGACTACAGCTGCGCTGCTCAGATCCCAGGCAACCATCACCATGGACCTTGTGACCCTCATCCTACATACACAGATCTTACTTCTCATCACACATCTCAGGGAAGGATTCAGGAAGCACCCAAACTAACGCATCTGTAG
- the HOXD3 gene encoding homeobox protein Hox-D3 isoform X3, whose product MQKTAYYDNSGLFGGYTYSKADVYSYSSAHQPYAQAALDTDYPSSACSIQSSAPIRAPTHKSSELNGSCMRTNGGSQAGSQPPGIGEQQQPPALPPSSPPNPTNAAPAKKNKGGPNSSSSSTATISKQIFPWMKESRQNSKQKNTCAASDNCEDKSPPGPASKRVRTAYTSAQLVELEKEFHFNRYLCRPRRVEMANLLNLTERQIKIWFQNRRMKYKKDQKAKGIMHSPVGQSPDRSPPLSGPNHVGYSSQLPTVNSLSYDAPSPTSFAKSQQNMYGLAAYTAPLSSCLPQQKRYPGAEYDHHTMQSSGGFANPNLQGSPVYVGGNFVDSMPAPGPMFNIGHLSHPSSASVDYSCAAQIPGNHHHGPCDPHPTYTDLTSHHTSQGRIQEAPKLTHL is encoded by the exons ATGCAGAAAACCGCTTACTACGATAACTCGGGGCTCTTCGGGGGCTACACCTACAGCAAAGCCGACGTCTACAGCTACAGTTCGGCCCACCAGCCTTATGCACAAGCAGCCCTGGACACAGACTACCCGAGCTCCGCCTGCTCCATCCAGAGCTCGGCTCCCATCCGAGCCCCGACCCACAAAAGCAGCGAGCTGAATGGCAGCTGCATGCGGACCAACGGCGGCAGCCAGGCAGGCAGTCAGCCCCCGGGTATAggcgagcagcagcagccacctgcgctgcccccctcctccccaccgaATCCCACCAATGCGGCCCCCGCGAAAAAAAACAAAGGCGGCCCCAATTCCTCCAGCTCTTCCACGGCCACCATTAGCAAACAGATCTTCCCCTGGATGAAAGAGTCCCGGCAGAACTCCAAGCAGAAAAACACCTGCGCCGCTTCAG ACAACTGCGAAGATAAAAGTCCCCCCGGCCCGGCTTCCAAGCGAGTCCGCACTGCCTATACCAGCGCGCAGCTGGTGGAGCTGGAGAAGGAGTTTCATTTCAACCGGTATCTCTGCCGCCCACGCAGAGTGGAAATGGCCAACCTTCTAAACCTGACGGAGCGCCAGATAAAGATCTGGTTCCAGAACAGGAGAATGAAGTACAAAAAAGACCAGAAAGCCAAAGGGATCATGCACTCTCCTGTAGGACAGTCCCCTGACCGAAGTCCACCCTTAAGTGGCCCAAATCACGTAGGATATTCCAGCCAGCTTCCAACTGTAAATAGTCTTAGCTATGATGCTCCTTCGCCAACATCCTTTGCCAAATCACAGCAAAACATGTATGGCCTGGCTGCTTACACAGCACCTCTCAGCAGCTGCTTACCCCAGCAGAAACGGTACCCGGGAGCAGAGTATGATCATCACACCATGCAAAGCAGCGGCGGCTTTGCCAATCCCAATCTGCAGGGCAGCCCCGTTTATGTCGGAGGTAACTTTGTTGATTCCATGCCAGCTCCTGGCCCAATGTTCAATATCGGCCATCTTTCTCATCCTTCATCTGCTAGCGTGGACTACAGCTGCGCTGCTCAGATCCCAGGCAACCATCACCATGGACCTTGTGACCCTCATCCTACATACACAGATCTTACTTCTCATCACACATCTCAGGGAAGGATTCAGGAAGCACCCAAACTAACGCATCTGTAG